In Plodia interpunctella isolate USDA-ARS_2022_Savannah chromosome 17, ilPloInte3.2, whole genome shotgun sequence, one genomic interval encodes:
- the LOC128677265 gene encoding uncharacterized protein LOC128677265, whose translation MKLFLYIFFTHMFIAPSRSYKGVQYSIFEEKQDEERRHPLKPITRKPLLKAGGAFNIIRSYGVATEDKGRSRLDPVLNFVNARKSSDKKEKGKKDESAPASSSSSLELRDWKDEWREHWIVKKFEAINNTDFQPGDTVNMAAARPWGVPCGDPGQHDMPWGTCMLPMECDSEYRIYRGDFNCGRTQFVCCALQLTVYDMYQGFDLSFEDSALRTDSDEKKAGGKKGSAEDNKKTKKRDKRKRQAARKKRKREIKRLIRKIQKEIRRIINKQDRNASQQRKRKTKQLKKFIEMLKAQYRHDRKAVQDIHEHEMVKIDDALKVRLHEISMMNQNFVNNATFRDIVVNGTLNRQSARMLVEAYPELQPYVHVNVRRRSGVSRPVRDYLDYDVEYGMLYY comes from the exons ATgaagttgtttttatatattttcttcacgCATATGTTCATAGCCCCGTCCCGGTCCTATAAAGGTGTGCAATATAGCATTTTTGAGGAAAAGCAAGATGAGGAACGAAGACATCCATTAAAACCTATAACCAGGAAGCCATTGCTGAAGGCTGGCGGGGCATTTAACATAATACGATCATATGGAGTAGCGACCGAAGATAAAGGACGTTCTCGGCTGGATCCAGTATTGAATTTCGTGAATG CTCGAAAGTCAtcagataaaaaagaaaagggGAAAAAAGACGAATCCGCTCCGGCGAGTTCGAGCTCCAGCTTGGAGCTCAGGGACTGGAAGGATGAGTGGAGGGAGCATTGGATCGTTAAAAAATTCGAGGCCATCAACAACACTGACTTCCAACCGGGCGATACTGTGAATATGGCTGCAGCca gaCCTTGGGGAGTCCCTTGTGGCGATCCGGGCCAGCACGACATGCCATGGGGCACCTGTATGCTGCCCATGGAATGTGACTCCGAATACCGGATATACCGCGGTGACTTCAATTGCGGTCGAACCCAGTTCGTTTGCTGTGCTCTGCAACTCACGGTCTACGATATGTATCAAGGATTCGATTTATCTTTCGAGGATTCCGCCCTGAGGACCGATAGTGATGAGAAAAAGGCTGGTGGGAAAAAAGGATCCGCAGAGGATaataagaaaactaaaaaaagggaCAAACGCAAACGCCAAGCTGCAAGGAAAAAGCgcaaaagagaaataaaacgGCTTATCAGGAAAATCCAGAAAGAAATAAGGAggataataaacaaacaggATAGAAATGCCTCGCAACAGCGAAAGAGAAAGACGAAGCAGCTGAAGAAGTTCATTGAAATGCTGAAGGCCCAATATAGGCATGATCGTAAAGCAGTCCAGGATATTCATGAACATGAGATGGTAAAGATAGATGATGCTCTAAAGGTTCGGCTCCACGAGATCAGTATGATGAATCAGAATTTCGTTAATAACGCGACGTTCAGAGATATAGTGGTGAACGGGACGCTGAATAGACAATCAGCGAGGATGCTGGTGGAGGCGTATCCTGAACTACAGCCTTACGTCCATGTCAACGTGAGGAGAAGAAGCGGGGTCAGTAGGCCCGTGCGAGATTATCTCGATTACGATGTCGAGTATGGCATgttgtattattaa
- the Rpp21 gene encoding uncharacterized protein Rpp21 — protein sequence MKKVQGNDAFQRINFLYQASKYISEKNPALSSYYGNLIVNVAKKSVLKIHPDIKRQLCKKCRCILILNSTAKLKMKSKKKSKIMEWTCKACGTRRTFPACKDKDHSLWVEKSEAVVEVINQE from the exons ATGAAGAAAGTACAAGGAAATGATGCATTTCAACGTATCAATTTCTTGTATcaa gcaagtaaatatatatcagaaaaaaatccaGCACTGTCTTCCTATTATGGTAACCTTATAGTTAATGTGGCCAAAAAGAGTGTCcttaaaat ACATCCAGATATCAAAAGACAATTGTGTAAGAAATGCCGTTGTATACTAATTCTGAACAGCACAGCCAAACTGAAAATGAAAAGCAAGAAAAAGTCGAAGATTATGGAGTGGACCTGCAAAGCTTGTGGCACAAGAAGGACATTCCCAGCTTGTAAGGATAAAGATCATAGCTTATGGGTAGAAAAATCAGAGGCTGTTGTTGAAGTTATTAAtcaagaataa